One Brachyspira suanatina DNA segment encodes these proteins:
- the mazG gene encoding nucleoside triphosphate pyrophosphohydrolase codes for MKSFEELISIIQTLRGENGCAWDKVQTFDSLIPCFLEESYELVEAINNKDYENIKEELGDVLLHVVFFSDLAKDENKFNIDDVCKNINEKLIRRHPHVFADSDVKDVQGILKQWDKIKKEEKGIDGSDEFKSVLDGIPKSLPIMEKSYKLMKKAASVGFEYEHIDDSLSKVEEELLEVKEAYKEQDKEHLEEEIGDLIMTVLDFARMNKINPVNSLIKVNEKFRKRFNYVEKTAYEMNKKLEDMSLDEMDQLWNEYKKKERENK; via the coding sequence ATGAAATCATTTGAAGAACTTATATCTATAATACAAACTTTAAGGGGTGAAAATGGATGTGCTTGGGATAAAGTGCAGACTTTTGATAGTTTAATACCTTGTTTTTTAGAAGAGTCTTATGAACTTGTAGAAGCTATCAATAATAAAGATTATGAGAATATTAAAGAAGAGCTTGGAGATGTGCTTTTACATGTTGTATTTTTTTCAGATCTTGCAAAAGATGAAAATAAATTTAATATAGATGATGTTTGTAAAAATATTAATGAAAAACTTATAAGAAGGCATCCTCATGTATTTGCTGATAGTGATGTAAAAGATGTGCAAGGTATACTTAAGCAATGGGATAAAATAAAAAAAGAAGAGAAAGGTATTGATGGCTCAGATGAATTTAAAAGTGTGCTTGATGGAATACCTAAATCACTTCCTATTATGGAAAAATCCTACAAATTAATGAAAAAAGCAGCTAGTGTCGGATTTGAATATGAGCATATTGATGATTCTTTATCTAAAGTAGAAGAAGAACTTTTGGAAGTAAAAGAGGCATATAAAGAGCAAGATAAGGAACATTTGGAAGAAGAAATAGGTGATTTGATTATGACTGTTCTTGATTTTGCTCGTATGAATAAGATTAATCCTGTAAACTCTCTTATTAAAGTTAATGAAAAATTTAGAAAAAGATTTAATTATGTTGAAAAAACTGCTTATGAAATGAATAAGAAATTAGAAGATATGTCTTTAGATGAAATGGATCAACTCTGGAATGAATATAAGAAAAAAGAAAGAGAAAATAAATGA
- a CDS encoding glutathione peroxidase encodes MSIYDFNVKDINGNDVSLAKYKNKVILIVNTATRCGFTNQYKDLENIYENYNNRGFEILDFPCNQFLNQAPESDEKIDNFCKLKYNTTFDRFKKIDVKGNNIEPLYSYLINNSNYLFNKDIKWNFTKFLIDRNGNIVKRFFSFSSGSTISKYIDKII; translated from the coding sequence ATGAGCATATATGATTTTAATGTTAAAGATATTAATGGTAATGATGTATCTTTGGCAAAATATAAAAATAAAGTTATTTTGATAGTTAATACAGCTACTAGATGCGGTTTCACCAATCAATACAAAGATTTAGAAAATATATATGAAAATTATAATAACAGAGGTTTTGAAATATTAGATTTTCCTTGTAATCAATTTTTGAATCAGGCTCCTGAATCGGATGAAAAAATAGATAATTTCTGTAAACTTAAATATAATACTACTTTTGATAGATTTAAAAAAATAGATGTTAAAGGAAATAATATAGAGCCTTTATATTCATATCTTATTAATAATAGCAATTATTTATTTAATAAAGATATAAAATGGAATTTCACAAAATTCTTAATAGATAGAAATGGTAATATAGTAAAAAGATTTTTTAGTTTTTCATCTGGCAGTACTATAAGTAAATATATAGATAAAATTATATAA
- a CDS encoding ankyrin repeat domain-containing protein has product MPINANLYKRSKLYDLLSKIIKKKDDENFDLEDHINKLLELISKSTEEEVNYADNKISCLHLAVQIDNPDVVSALIEKGANVNAINERGVSPLHTAIIKNQPEEVIKVLLDNGADYNIEEANFSALALAEIMNVPYLHLFKK; this is encoded by the coding sequence ATGCCTATTAATGCTAATTTGTATAAAAGATCCAAATTATATGATTTGCTTAGTAAGATCATTAAAAAGAAAGATGATGAAAATTTTGACCTAGAGGATCACATAAATAAATTATTGGAGCTTATATCAAAAAGTACAGAAGAAGAAGTAAATTATGCAGATAATAAAATAAGCTGTCTTCATCTTGCTGTACAGATAGATAATCCTGATGTAGTATCGGCTTTAATAGAAAAAGGTGCTAATGTTAATGCCATTAATGAAAGGGGAGTTAGCCCATTGCATACTGCTATCATCAAAAATCAGCCTGAAGAAGTCATAAAAGTATTATTGGATAATGGAGCAGATTATAATATAGAAGAAGCAAATTTTTCAGCTCTTGCTTTGGCAGAGATAATGAATGTTCCATATTTGCATTTATTTAAAAAGTAA
- a CDS encoding amino acid ABC transporter ATP-binding/permease protein, producing MRRSGIRIMAELIGLIAPLMHVMILAITTGVLGFLCAISITIFGGYAILTYLGLDSLFTIKTIFITVLVLAALRGILHYIEQLSNHYIAFKLLALIRDKVFKALRKLSPAKLEGRDKGNLIALITSDIELLEVFYAHTISPIAIGILTSLIMTIFIGSFNIILGAIAFLGYFTIGFIIPYFSSKFGKNDGMAYRNNFGKLNSYFLDSLWGIKEILQFGYGEKRTKNIESKTDDLMDLNKKLKKYEGIISGLTTSAVSLFTLAVLIVSIMISKESNFAAIIIPTIAMASSFGPVIALSNLSNNLFMTLASGERVLNLLAEKPIVEEVYEGKKDISFNGVECEDVYFDYEGENILNDYNLEIEPNKIIGISGKSGSGKSTLLKLFMRFWDIKKGNIKISNTDIKDINTDTLRDMESYVTQETSIFKDTIENNIKIADKNATHEEVVEACKKASLHDFIISLPNGYDTNVGELGDTLSGGEKQRIGIARSFLHKAPFILLDEPTSNLDSLNEAVILKSIKDNSANRTVVLVSHRLSTLNIADKVYKMKTDRVS from the coding sequence ATGCGTAGAAGCGGTATAAGAATTATGGCGGAACTAATTGGATTAATTGCTCCGCTTATGCATGTTATGATATTAGCTATAACTACAGGAGTGTTAGGTTTTTTATGTGCTATATCTATAACTATATTTGGAGGATATGCCATATTAACATATTTAGGTTTGGATTCTCTATTTACAATAAAAACTATATTTATAACTGTTTTAGTGCTTGCAGCTTTAAGAGGCATACTTCACTATATTGAACAGTTAAGCAATCATTATATAGCATTTAAATTACTTGCTTTAATAAGAGATAAAGTTTTCAAAGCTTTAAGAAAATTATCTCCTGCTAAACTTGAAGGAAGAGATAAAGGAAACTTAATAGCACTTATTACAAGCGATATAGAATTATTAGAAGTATTTTATGCCCATACTATTTCACCTATAGCTATAGGAATATTAACTTCTCTTATAATGACAATATTCATAGGAAGTTTTAATATCATACTGGGTGCTATTGCATTTTTGGGATATTTTACTATAGGTTTTATTATTCCTTATTTTTCATCTAAATTTGGAAAAAATGACGGAATGGCTTATAGAAATAATTTTGGAAAATTAAACAGTTATTTTCTTGACAGTTTATGGGGAATAAAAGAAATACTTCAATTCGGATATGGCGAGAAAAGAACAAAAAATATAGAAAGCAAGACTGATGATTTGATGGATTTAAATAAAAAATTAAAAAAATATGAAGGTATAATATCTGGTCTTACAACTTCTGCTGTATCATTATTTACATTAGCTGTTCTTATTGTAAGTATAATGATATCAAAAGAATCAAATTTTGCTGCGATTATAATACCTACTATAGCAATGGCAAGCTCTTTCGGCCCTGTTATAGCATTGAGCAATTTGTCAAACAATTTATTTATGACATTAGCTAGCGGAGAGAGAGTACTCAATTTACTTGCTGAAAAACCTATAGTAGAAGAAGTTTATGAAGGTAAAAAAGATATTTCTTTCAATGGTGTTGAATGCGAAGATGTATATTTCGATTATGAGGGCGAGAATATATTAAATGATTATAATTTAGAGATAGAGCCTAACAAAATAATAGGTATCAGCGGAAAAAGCGGAAGCGGAAAATCAACACTTCTTAAACTTTTCATGCGTTTCTGGGATATTAAAAAAGGAAATATTAAAATATCAAATACTGATATAAAAGATATTAATACAGATACATTAAGAGATATGGAAAGCTATGTAACTCAGGAAACTTCTATATTCAAAGATACTATAGAAAACAATATAAAAATAGCTGATAAAAATGCTACACATGAAGAAGTTGTAGAAGCATGCAAAAAAGCTTCATTGCATGATTTTATTATTAGTCTGCCTAATGGTTATGATACAAATGTAGGAGAACTTGGTGATACTTTATCAGGTGGAGAAAAACAAAGAATAGGAATAGCAAGAAGTTTCTTACATAAAGCTCCTTTCATACTTCTTGATGAGCCTACAAGTAATCTTGATAGCTTGAATGAGGCGGTTATATTGAAGTCAATAAAGGATAACAGTGCAAACAGAACAGTTGTTTTAGTTTCTCATAGACTTTCTACTCTCAATATAGCAGATAAAGTTTATAAGATGAAAACTGACAGAGTAAGTTAA